Proteins encoded by one window of Flagellimonas lutaonensis:
- a CDS encoding DUF885 domain-containing protein, translating into MSTEKTFWIWILLALLLFQSCKKTTESSEAEQLAKVIQTVQDFSLYDKEAYPLGIHTDSIERKYVSFAKQQLEALKSIDAKNLTETQHISLQLLQFKLQNDLDEYQYQMHLNPIQADQGFHLSLNYRIRPILSIEDAGKYLGTLRAIPDFVDQHFVLMRSGIEKGISQPKVIFEGYESTYEDHIVDKAEESPFYGPLQKLPATIPPGKQDSLRQEAKTLIAQQVVPSFKRIKLFFEEEYIPNTRTAIGVSETPNGQEFYQNRINYYTTSNEYTAEDIHQIGLKEVALIRAEMEKIINDLQFQGSFGDFLTFLRTDEQFYAKSGEELLMHARDIAKRLDAELPKFFKTLPRRPYGVKKVPDAIAPKYTRGRYSPPSKETEPGYYLVNTYKLDSRPLYVLPSLTAHEAVPGHHLQGALNHELGDSIPQFRRNMYLSAYGEGWALYTEFLANKMGIYRTPYEEFGKLTYEMWRACRLVVDTGIHAKGWTRQAAVDYMLDNTALSVHEVNTEIDRYIAWPGQALSYKVGELKIRELRKKAEKALGEAFDIRTFHEVILEQGTVTLPILEQRINNYMTTNKQ; encoded by the coding sequence ATGTCAACCGAAAAAACTTTTTGGATATGGATCTTATTGGCATTGCTGCTTTTTCAATCCTGTAAAAAAACTACTGAAAGTTCGGAAGCAGAACAACTTGCCAAGGTCATCCAAACGGTTCAAGATTTTTCGTTGTACGACAAAGAGGCCTATCCTTTGGGCATCCATACCGATAGCATCGAAAGAAAGTATGTCTCATTTGCCAAGCAACAACTGGAAGCACTGAAATCCATCGATGCCAAAAACCTTACCGAGACGCAGCACATTTCGTTGCAATTGCTGCAGTTTAAGCTGCAGAACGATTTGGATGAATACCAGTACCAAATGCACCTGAACCCCATTCAGGCCGACCAAGGTTTCCATCTGAGCCTCAACTATCGTATTCGCCCGATATTGTCAATTGAGGATGCCGGGAAATATTTGGGAACATTACGGGCTATCCCAGATTTCGTGGACCAACATTTTGTGCTCATGCGTTCCGGAATTGAAAAAGGAATTTCACAGCCGAAGGTCATTTTTGAAGGTTACGAATCAACCTACGAAGACCATATAGTTGACAAAGCCGAAGAAAGTCCATTCTATGGTCCGTTACAAAAGCTTCCAGCTACCATCCCTCCGGGCAAACAAGACTCACTGCGTCAAGAGGCAAAGACGTTGATAGCACAACAAGTGGTGCCATCCTTTAAGAGGATCAAACTATTTTTTGAGGAGGAATACATACCCAACACCCGAACCGCCATTGGGGTTTCTGAGACACCGAACGGCCAAGAATTTTACCAGAACCGCATCAACTACTACACCACCTCAAACGAGTATACCGCTGAAGACATCCATCAAATCGGTTTAAAAGAGGTGGCACTTATTAGGGCCGAGATGGAAAAAATTATCAACGACCTGCAATTTCAAGGTTCCTTTGGTGATTTCTTAACGTTCTTGCGTACCGACGAACAGTTTTATGCAAAAAGTGGCGAAGAATTATTGATGCATGCCCGCGATATTGCCAAAAGGCTCGATGCCGAACTGCCCAAATTTTTCAAGACCTTGCCCCGCCGCCCCTACGGGGTAAAAAAAGTGCCCGATGCCATAGCCCCAAAATATACCAGGGGGCGCTATTCGCCTCCGTCAAAAGAAACCGAGCCGGGCTATTATTTGGTGAACACCTATAAACTGGATAGTCGCCCCTTGTACGTGCTTCCTTCCTTGACTGCGCACGAAGCCGTACCGGGCCATCATTTGCAAGGCGCGCTGAACCACGAGCTGGGCGATAGTATTCCCCAGTTCAGAAGAAATATGTACCTCTCGGCCTATGGTGAGGGATGGGCACTCTACACCGAGTTTTTAGCAAATAAAATGGGGATCTATAGAACGCCTTATGAAGAATTCGGCAAGTTGACCTATGAGATGTGGCGTGCCTGTCGCCTAGTGGTCGATACCGGTATTCATGCCAAAGGCTGGACACGGCAAGCGGCCGTCGACTATATGCTTGACAATACAGCCCTTTCGGTACACGAGGTCAATACCGAAATAGACCGGTATATCGCTTGGCCCGGTCAGGCACTTTCTTATAAGGTGGGCGAACTGAAAATTCGTGAACTGCGCAAGAAGGCCGAAAAGGCATTGGGCGAAGCTTTTGACATCAGGACATTTCACGAGGTAATTCTTGAACAGGGTACAGTTACCCTACCGATCCTTGAACAGCGTATCAATAATTATATGACTACGAACAAACAATAA
- a CDS encoding 4-hydroxyproline epimerase — protein MTANIFKCIDAHTCGNPVRVVQEGGPELKGATMSEKRQHFLQEFDWIRRGLMFEPRGHDMMSGSILYPPHDPQNDFSILFIETSGCLPMCGHGTIGTITVAIERGLISPKTPGRIRMEAPAGLVEINYQQNERGKVEWVELTNVKSYLAATDLTVECPELGVLTFDVAYGGNYYAIVDPQENYTGLLDFSADQIIRLSRVVRKRIIEKYPDRFVHPENETIRDVSHMMWTGKPLDENSSGRNAVFYGDKAIDRSPCGTGTSARMAQLYFKGKLGIGEAFIHESYIGSTFEGTIAGETRIGKTQAIVPKIKGWAKIYGENTITIDPDDDPYAYGFQVI, from the coding sequence ATGACCGCCAATATCTTCAAATGCATCGATGCCCATACCTGCGGCAATCCTGTAAGGGTGGTGCAAGAGGGTGGCCCTGAGTTGAAAGGGGCCACAATGAGCGAAAAGCGCCAACACTTTCTACAAGAATTTGACTGGATTCGCAGAGGGCTTATGTTTGAACCACGTGGGCACGACATGATGAGTGGCAGCATTCTGTACCCGCCCCATGATCCGCAAAATGATTTTTCGATTCTTTTTATCGAAACCTCAGGCTGTTTGCCCATGTGCGGCCATGGCACCATTGGCACGATAACGGTGGCCATAGAAAGGGGTTTGATCTCTCCTAAAACACCTGGGAGAATCAGAATGGAGGCCCCGGCCGGTCTGGTTGAGATCAACTATCAACAAAACGAAAGGGGCAAGGTCGAATGGGTAGAATTGACGAATGTAAAAAGTTATTTGGCGGCTACCGACCTAACCGTTGAATGCCCAGAACTGGGCGTGCTGACCTTTGATGTAGCCTACGGTGGCAATTACTATGCCATCGTGGATCCCCAAGAAAATTACACGGGCCTACTAGATTTTAGCGCTGACCAAATAATAAGGTTATCGAGGGTGGTACGAAAACGCATCATTGAGAAGTACCCTGATCGGTTCGTTCACCCCGAGAATGAGACCATTCGTGATGTAAGCCATATGATGTGGACAGGCAAACCGTTGGATGAGAATTCATCGGGAAGGAATGCAGTGTTCTATGGAGATAAGGCCATTGACCGCAGTCCGTGTGGCACCGGTACTTCGGCGCGAATGGCACAATTGTATTTCAAAGGAAAATTGGGGATTGGCGAAGCGTTCATCCATGAAAGTTATATTGGCTCAACTTTCGAGGGAACCATTGCAGGGGAAACCCGTATTGGAAAAACACAGGCGATTGTTCCGAAAATAAAGGGCTGGGCAAAAATCTACGGTGAGAACACCATAACCATCGACCCTGATGATGACCCCTATGCATATGGGTTTCAAGTAATTTGA
- a CDS encoding NAD(P)/FAD-dependent oxidoreductase, which yields MTKEVVVIGGGIIGLCTAYFLQREGHKVMVIDKTTIDSGASFVNAGYLTPSHIVPLAAPGMISKGLRYMFDSSSPFYMKPRFDWDFFKWAWYFKKSSTKAKVEKAMPLIKDINLLSRELFEAMAVSGELGDFHLDRKGLLMLYQTEKEGDHERRVAQKAKAIGLPVEHLGPSELKKIEPHVTINALGAFHYLCDGHTTPPQLMRQLLAFLEAKGVEIRRGEEVIELVGDKEHITEVQTNKSVYRADEVVFAAGAWTGELAHKLRIKMPLQAGKGYRIDVQSPTGITMPTILMEAKMAVTPMRGFTRFAGTMEFSGNNNTIRKERVRAIAKGASRYYEGLTIPKEAVDGAKCGLRPVSPDGLPYIGRSSVFRNLIFATGHAMMGWSLGPATGKLVAELVSNKKTSMDISAFHPERKF from the coding sequence ATGACAAAGGAAGTAGTGGTCATCGGGGGCGGAATTATCGGGTTGTGTACGGCCTATTTTCTTCAAAGGGAAGGCCATAAGGTCATGGTAATCGATAAAACCACTATCGACTCAGGGGCATCTTTCGTGAATGCAGGTTATTTGACACCCAGCCATATTGTTCCCTTGGCCGCACCGGGAATGATTTCAAAAGGGTTGCGCTATATGTTCGACTCTTCGAGTCCGTTCTACATGAAACCGCGATTCGACTGGGATTTTTTCAAGTGGGCCTGGTATTTCAAAAAATCATCGACCAAGGCAAAGGTTGAGAAGGCCATGCCCCTGATCAAGGATATCAACTTGTTGAGTCGAGAACTTTTTGAGGCCATGGCCGTGTCAGGTGAATTGGGCGATTTTCATTTGGACAGAAAGGGACTTCTAATGCTCTACCAGACAGAAAAAGAGGGCGACCATGAACGAAGGGTGGCACAAAAGGCCAAGGCAATAGGATTGCCCGTGGAGCATTTGGGCCCTTCAGAACTAAAAAAAATCGAGCCCCATGTGACCATCAATGCATTGGGGGCTTTTCACTATCTGTGTGATGGCCATACCACACCACCACAGTTAATGCGGCAATTGTTGGCATTTTTAGAGGCCAAGGGAGTTGAAATCAGAAGGGGCGAAGAGGTCATCGAATTGGTTGGTGACAAAGAACATATCACAGAAGTACAGACCAACAAAAGCGTGTATCGTGCAGATGAGGTGGTTTTTGCTGCCGGGGCCTGGACGGGGGAGCTCGCTCACAAACTGCGAATAAAAATGCCCTTGCAAGCAGGAAAAGGCTATCGAATCGACGTTCAATCACCGACGGGCATTACCATGCCGACGATTTTAATGGAGGCAAAAATGGCAGTGACCCCCATGCGGGGTTTCACCCGCTTTGCCGGCACGATGGAGTTTTCAGGAAACAATAACACCATACGAAAAGAAAGGGTGCGTGCCATTGCCAAAGGGGCCTCGCGATATTATGAAGGCCTTACCATACCAAAAGAGGCAGTCGATGGGGCAAAATGCGGGTTGCGACCCGTATCGCCCGATGGGTTGCCGTACATTGGCCGTAGCTCGGTTTTCCGCAATTTGATTTTTGCCACAGGCCACGCCATGATGGGATGGAGCTTGGGCCCGGCCACGGGTAAATTGGTTGCTGAATTGGTCTCCAACAAAAAAACGAGTATGGATATTTCGGCTTTCCATCCTGAAAGAAAGTTTTAG
- a CDS encoding GNAT family N-acetyltransferase yields the protein MVVDVTLENKRARLEPLSLANYKLLIPAASQKKLVQFSPSDIETPEKLRAYVLEALKQKANGEAIPFLVYDRLKNAYAGCTRFMNIDPKNKVLEIGSTWIGREFQGTGLNRAIKTLMVDHAFGAMGFEKIEFRIDERNTRSRRAVEKLGAQLEGILRKNVYLLDDYKRNTCCYGLLPEEWKVQKD from the coding sequence ATGGTCGTAGATGTCACGTTGGAAAATAAAAGGGCCCGGCTAGAACCGCTGAGCCTAGCCAATTATAAATTGCTCATTCCGGCGGCCTCACAGAAAAAATTGGTGCAATTCTCACCGTCAGATATCGAAACCCCCGAAAAGTTACGGGCTTATGTGTTGGAGGCCCTAAAACAAAAGGCCAATGGCGAGGCAATCCCATTTTTGGTATATGATCGACTTAAAAATGCCTATGCCGGCTGCACCCGATTTATGAACATCGACCCCAAAAACAAGGTGCTCGAAATTGGATCCACTTGGATTGGAAGAGAGTTTCAGGGAACAGGGCTCAACCGCGCCATAAAGACATTGATGGTAGACCATGCCTTTGGTGCCATGGGCTTTGAAAAGATTGAGTTCAGAATCGATGAACGAAACACCCGCTCGCGCAGGGCCGTTGAAAAGCTGGGGGCCCAGCTTGAGGGTATCTTGCGAAAAAATGTCTATCTACTGGATGACTATAAGCGTAACACTTGTTGCTATGGTCTCTTGCCAGAGGAGTGGAAAGTGCAAAAAGACTGA
- a CDS encoding alpha/beta hydrolase produces the protein METAEKSVTYQATNSYTTLNRLTASTEYIWMVFHGMGFLSRYFLRSFRDLDSKKHYIIAPQAPSKYYLNDQFKYVGASWLTKENTQTELGNIMNYVQAVYNAENLPDNPKLVIFGFSQGVSIAMRWVVKSQIACHRLILYAGGIPNEITKQHFDAMGFDPNVVRFVYGNQDQYLTEERMEIEDDKRKQLFGNHAEVVTFEGGHEIKPELLEKLY, from the coding sequence ATGGAAACAGCAGAGAAATCGGTCACCTACCAGGCCACGAATTCGTATACAACCCTTAACCGGTTGACCGCTTCCACCGAATATATTTGGATGGTATTTCACGGAATGGGCTTTTTGAGCCGATATTTTTTAAGATCTTTCAGAGATCTTGATTCCAAAAAACACTATATCATAGCCCCCCAAGCCCCCTCTAAATACTATTTGAACGACCAGTTCAAATATGTGGGGGCCAGCTGGCTTACCAAGGAAAACACCCAAACCGAGCTCGGCAACATTATGAACTATGTTCAGGCTGTCTATAATGCAGAAAACCTTCCCGACAACCCTAAGCTGGTCATTTTCGGATTTTCACAGGGCGTTTCGATTGCGATGCGCTGGGTGGTCAAGAGCCAAATAGCTTGCCATCGGTTGATCTTATATGCGGGTGGAATTCCCAATGAAATCACCAAACAACACTTCGATGCCATGGGTTTTGACCCCAATGTGGTGAGGTTCGTGTACGGCAACCAAGACCAATACCTTACCGAAGAGCGCATGGAAATCGAGGACGATAAGCGAAAGCAACTGTTCGGAAACCATGCAGAGGTTGTGACCTTTGAGGGTGGCCATGAAATTAAACCAGAACTTCTTGAAAAATTATATTGA
- a CDS encoding PaaI family thioesterase: MEDYKAKILKVCNEMSKDTLMETLDIEYVDVGENYLVARMPVTAKVYQPDGVLHGGATVALAESVGSAASYIFIDAKKYFVRGIEIAANHVKSVREGYVYARASIIHKGKTTQLWEIKVTDESDQLVSNCKLTTIALPRK; encoded by the coding sequence ATGGAAGACTACAAAGCGAAGATTTTAAAGGTCTGTAACGAAATGAGCAAGGACACATTGATGGAAACCCTTGATATCGAGTATGTTGATGTAGGGGAAAACTATTTGGTCGCCCGTATGCCCGTCACTGCCAAGGTGTATCAACCCGATGGCGTATTGCACGGCGGGGCTACCGTAGCCCTGGCAGAAAGCGTTGGCAGTGCCGCTTCCTATATTTTCATAGATGCCAAAAAATACTTTGTGAGGGGTATCGAAATTGCCGCCAACCATGTAAAAAGTGTCAGGGAAGGGTATGTATATGCACGGGCATCCATCATACACAAAGGAAAGACCACACAACTGTGGGAAATAAAGGTGACCGATGAGAGCGACCAGCTGGTGTCTAACTGCAAATTGACCACCATTGCCTTACCCAGAAAATAG
- a CDS encoding isochorismate synthase produces the protein MPYPENSLETVFEEASVQLRKQLPFVLYRKPGADQLLGIFQGNRDVNLITDFTKRGFVFAPFNTAQGVVVLQPDKRVSAVLPSMVDDGTETGRATLVEDASAKGAYLKKVHMCIEEIKKGTIRKVVFSRRIHVKTGKSAFSIFEKSLNLYPNAFCYLFYHPQVGTWLGATPETLLRVEGQHLETVSLAGTSAAQTPKWKNKEFDEQQMVTDFIATALSDKTSELIISETSTVKAGKLWHLQTRFVGELRGHVPLRDVVTALHPTPAVCGLPRDKAKTLIERHEGYDRAYYTGFLGELNLHHAGSMEFYVNLRCMQLTGDEAMLYVGGGLTGASDPMVEWQETQNKSRTMLRLL, from the coding sequence TTGCCTTACCCAGAAAATAGTCTTGAAACCGTATTCGAAGAAGCCTCGGTACAACTTCGGAAGCAGTTGCCTTTTGTTTTGTATCGAAAACCGGGGGCAGATCAGCTTTTAGGCATTTTTCAAGGCAATAGGGATGTAAACTTAATAACCGATTTCACGAAACGCGGGTTTGTGTTCGCACCTTTTAACACGGCTCAGGGGGTTGTTGTATTACAACCCGATAAAAGGGTTTCGGCTGTGCTGCCATCTATGGTGGATGATGGCACTGAAACGGGTAGAGCAACTTTGGTTGAGGATGCAAGCGCCAAGGGCGCGTACCTTAAGAAAGTGCACATGTGCATCGAAGAAATCAAAAAAGGGACCATCAGAAAAGTGGTTTTCTCAAGACGAATCCATGTTAAAACAGGCAAATCGGCATTTTCAATCTTTGAAAAGTCCTTAAATCTTTACCCAAACGCCTTTTGCTATCTTTTTTACCATCCGCAGGTGGGCACATGGTTGGGGGCCACCCCAGAGACACTTTTACGGGTGGAAGGCCAACATCTTGAAACCGTTTCTTTGGCCGGCACTTCGGCGGCACAAACACCTAAGTGGAAAAACAAGGAGTTTGATGAACAGCAGATGGTGACTGATTTCATTGCCACTGCATTGTCTGACAAGACATCGGAATTGATCATTTCGGAAACCTCCACCGTCAAAGCGGGAAAATTGTGGCATTTGCAGACCAGGTTCGTTGGCGAACTGCGCGGGCACGTTCCGTTAAGGGATGTTGTTACGGCACTTCACCCGACCCCCGCAGTCTGCGGATTGCCAAGGGACAAGGCCAAAACCCTTATCGAACGCCACGAGGGGTATGATAGGGCTTACTATACGGGGTTTCTGGGAGAGTTAAACTTACATCATGCGGGTTCAATGGAATTCTATGTCAACCTGCGGTGTATGCAATTGACAGGCGATGAGGCCATGCTTTACGTCGGTGGCGGACTAACAGGGGCCTCAGACCCCATGGTAGAATGGCAAGAGACCCAAAACAAGAGTCGTACAATGCTGCGATTGCTTTAG
- the menD gene encoding 2-succinyl-5-enolpyruvyl-6-hydroxy-3-cyclohexene-1-carboxylic-acid synthase: MNYSKIPSAQTVVAYCKAFGIKNIVISPGSRNAPLILGFNGDDFFKCYSVVDERCAGFFTLGMAQQLNGPVAVVCTSGSALLNYYPAVAEAFYSQIPLVVISADRPTYKIDIGDGQTIRQENVLEKHIGYSANLKQDVNHAVKAIEHMAPQLLEQSQQAIEQFNAGEVNKALGVAVSKKLPVHINVPFEEPLYQTVQQPTIGAVKAQFDREISKNDFSELLTTWHGAKRKLVLVGTNAPADIEQKYLNRLGEDASVAVLTETTSNLHHGQFFSSIDSIIAPIEKIENSEAVFEALKPEVLVTFGGLVVSKKIKTFLRKYRPKYHYHIGQNRANDTFFTLTRHYKASPKDFLKVLYNEKSAMQSDYRDAWMAFKKRYEKGRREYLGQIPFCDFKAFAIIMETIPATYQVHFANSSAIRYAQLFNVDASLKVFCNRGTSGIEGSTSTAIGASVYASTPTLLVTGDLSFFYDSNALWNNYIRHDFRIIVVNNSGGGIFRILPGAENTEQFATYFETRHAQTAQQLCEMFNFGYSRANDGESLATQLAHFYQISDRPKLLEIFTPVELNDKVLLGYFEYLRKR, translated from the coding sequence ATGAACTATTCCAAAATTCCCTCGGCACAGACTGTTGTTGCTTACTGTAAGGCCTTTGGCATTAAAAACATCGTCATTTCTCCCGGTTCTCGAAATGCCCCGTTGATTCTTGGTTTTAATGGGGATGATTTTTTTAAGTGCTACAGTGTTGTAGATGAGCGTTGTGCCGGTTTTTTTACCCTTGGCATGGCACAGCAGCTTAACGGTCCCGTGGCCGTGGTCTGTACATCAGGGAGTGCCCTTTTAAACTACTATCCGGCAGTGGCCGAGGCTTTTTATAGCCAGATTCCGTTGGTGGTGATTTCTGCGGATAGGCCCACATATAAGATAGATATAGGTGATGGGCAGACCATTCGCCAAGAAAATGTCTTGGAAAAGCACATAGGCTATTCAGCCAACTTGAAACAAGATGTAAACCATGCCGTCAAGGCCATAGAGCATATGGCGCCCCAATTACTTGAGCAGTCACAACAGGCCATAGAGCAATTTAATGCCGGTGAGGTGAACAAGGCCTTGGGCGTGGCTGTTTCGAAAAAGCTTCCCGTACATATCAATGTACCGTTCGAAGAACCCCTTTACCAAACCGTTCAGCAACCGACCATTGGTGCCGTCAAGGCCCAATTTGACCGAGAAATATCCAAAAATGATTTTTCAGAATTGCTCACTACATGGCATGGGGCAAAACGTAAATTGGTGTTGGTGGGCACGAATGCACCAGCGGATATCGAACAGAAGTATCTAAATCGGCTAGGGGAGGATGCCTCGGTGGCCGTCTTGACCGAGACCACTTCCAATTTGCACCATGGGCAATTCTTTTCGAGCATCGATAGCATTATAGCACCCATTGAGAAAATTGAAAACAGCGAAGCGGTTTTTGAGGCCTTGAAACCCGAAGTACTGGTAACGTTCGGCGGACTGGTGGTCTCAAAAAAAATAAAGACCTTTTTAAGAAAGTACCGACCAAAATACCACTACCATATCGGGCAGAACCGTGCCAACGACACCTTTTTTACATTGACCCGCCACTATAAAGCTTCCCCAAAAGATTTTTTGAAGGTGCTTTATAACGAGAAAAGTGCGATGCAAAGCGATTATCGAGATGCTTGGATGGCTTTTAAGAAACGCTATGAAAAGGGTCGGCGAGAATATCTTGGGCAAATCCCTTTTTGTGACTTCAAAGCATTCGCAATTATTATGGAGACCATACCGGCGACATATCAAGTACATTTTGCCAATAGTTCGGCCATTCGGTATGCGCAGTTGTTCAATGTTGATGCCTCTTTAAAAGTTTTTTGCAACCGTGGCACAAGTGGAATCGAAGGTTCTACTTCGACCGCCATCGGGGCCTCGGTGTACGCAAGTACACCCACTTTACTGGTTACTGGGGATCTGAGTTTTTTCTATGATAGCAATGCCCTTTGGAACAATTATATCAGACACGATTTTCGAATTATTGTGGTCAACAATTCAGGCGGGGGCATATTCCGCATTTTGCCAGGTGCAGAGAATACAGAGCAATTTGCCACCTATTTTGAGACTAGACATGCGCAGACGGCCCAACAGCTATGCGAGATGTTCAATTTTGGGTATAGCCGGGCAAACGATGGCGAGAGCCTTGCAACACAGCTGGCGCATTTTTACCAAATTTCTGACCGGCCCAAGTTACTTGAAATATTTACTCCCGTCGAGTTGAACGACAAAGTGCTATTGGGGTACTTTGAATATCTGCGCAAGCGTTGA
- a CDS encoding DUF2853 family protein, translated as MSSRRDELIAKYAEDIKEKFGENPDMDLLTKVAVGLGPAIYNLDASKVSGSDEKELETVKNNYLVKKLGLSDGPQLMEAVKTVIERYGKSEKNKHRAVIYYMLCKHFGKESVYN; from the coding sequence ATGAGCAGTAGAAGAGACGAATTAATCGCCAAGTATGCCGAAGATATCAAAGAGAAATTCGGTGAAAATCCAGATATGGATTTGTTGACAAAAGTGGCCGTTGGTCTTGGCCCGGCCATCTACAATCTTGATGCCTCCAAGGTATCTGGGTCTGATGAAAAAGAACTGGAAACGGTTAAGAACAACTATTTGGTAAAGAAGTTGGGCCTTTCTGACGGTCCGCAATTGATGGAAGCCGTTAAAACCGTTATCGAGCGTTATGGCAAGTCTGAAAAGAACAAGCACCGCGCAGTAATCTACTACATGCTGTGCAAGCACTTTGGAAAAGAATCGGTGTATAACTAA
- a CDS encoding S1 RNA-binding domain-containing protein — protein MIEVGNYNKLEILRSTSVGLFLGDGEGTEILLPTKYAPEAFSIGDELTVFCYLDHEERPVATTIKPKIRRNTFGYLKVEDVNDYGAFLDWGLEKQLMAPFREQAVRMQVGKSYVVFCYLDTETFRLVASSRLHKFLDNNEVALAPNEEVDLLMTRKTDLGWEAIINDRHIGLIFLDDVYASIKTGDRTKGFVKKVRNDNKVDLALQPLGHKQLDRNAEKVYQKLSEAGGSLPFHDRSAPEAIKQHFQMSKKSFKKAIGVLYRQRKITITDKGITISNSAI, from the coding sequence ATGATAGAGGTAGGCAACTATAATAAATTGGAAATTTTACGAAGCACCAGTGTAGGGCTTTTTTTGGGTGATGGCGAGGGCACCGAGATTTTGTTGCCCACCAAGTATGCACCCGAAGCGTTTTCAATTGGTGACGAGCTCACCGTTTTCTGTTATCTAGATCATGAAGAGCGACCGGTCGCCACTACCATAAAGCCCAAGATCAGGCGAAATACCTTCGGCTATCTAAAGGTCGAAGATGTAAACGATTACGGGGCTTTTTTAGACTGGGGTCTTGAAAAACAGCTCATGGCGCCCTTTAGAGAGCAAGCAGTGCGCATGCAGGTGGGCAAAAGCTACGTGGTTTTCTGCTATTTGGATACCGAGACATTTCGGTTGGTGGCTTCAAGTCGTTTGCACAAATTTTTAGACAACAATGAAGTTGCCTTGGCACCAAACGAAGAAGTAGACCTTTTGATGACCAGAAAAACCGACTTGGGTTGGGAAGCCATTATCAACGACCGACACATCGGACTCATATTCCTCGATGATGTGTACGCCTCGATAAAGACAGGCGACCGTACCAAAGGCTTTGTCAAAAAGGTAAGAAATGACAATAAAGTAGATTTGGCCTTACAGCCGCTCGGCCATAAACAATTGGACAGAAACGCCGAAAAGGTCTACCAAAAGTTATCTGAGGCCGGGGGATCTCTGCCCTTTCATGACCGTTCGGCACCCGAAGCTATCAAGCAGCATTTTCAAATGAGCAAAAAATCGTTCAAGAAAGCCATTGGTGTATTGTATAGGCAGCGAAAGATTACAATAACTGACAAAGGTATAACAATCAGTAATTCAGCGATTTAA
- a CDS encoding SPOR domain-containing protein — MPFIEENDLLDLHKDVEKAQIINERLLDQIKYKNKDLKRIKIQRNVLLGVTTLFLIGTLAITSFTAGLSSSNRLENQNNLLVSIDSLDAIKKRIDNLKQRNEELSLVNEFYLAKKFLEKETIYSVQVKSFVDNNVTLASEALTNTLFVKTNPFYAYSLGNFETLEEARKFRQQLVDMGFKDAFVASYQDGKRVKIEDPY; from the coding sequence ATGCCGTTTATTGAAGAAAATGATTTGCTTGATTTGCATAAGGATGTAGAGAAGGCCCAGATTATCAACGAGAGGCTTTTAGACCAGATAAAGTACAAGAACAAAGACCTCAAAAGAATCAAAATCCAGCGAAATGTACTGCTAGGGGTCACCACCCTATTTTTGATAGGAACCTTGGCCATTACGTCATTTACTGCAGGTCTTAGCAGTTCCAATAGGTTAGAGAACCAGAACAATCTGTTGGTATCCATCGATAGCCTTGACGCCATCAAAAAAAGAATCGACAATTTAAAGCAACGTAACGAAGAGCTGAGCTTGGTCAACGAATTTTATCTGGCCAAGAAGTTTCTAGAGAAAGAGACCATCTACTCGGTACAGGTAAAATCGTTTGTCGACAACAATGTCACCTTGGCTTCTGAGGCGCTGACAAATACCCTTTTTGTAAAGACCAACCCGTTCTATGCCTATTCCCTCGGCAACTTTGAAACCCTTGAAGAGGCCCGAAAGTTCAGACAGCAGTTGGTGGATATGGGCTTTAAAGATGCCTTTGTGGCCTCTTACCAAGACGGTAAGCGGGTAAAAATTGAAGATCCCTATTAA